Proteins co-encoded in one Sulfuricaulis limicola genomic window:
- a CDS encoding TetR family transcriptional regulator yields MVRRTKKEALETRDRILDTAERVFIKKGVARTSLADVADAAGVTRGAIYWHFKNKADLFDAMMQRVSLPMEEMVARAGDEDIEDPLAYVRRCALAVLERVTTDPQSRRVAEISRYKVEYADEMEPLRARHIECRTECLGRIERGLRNAAKKGLLAASVNPRLAAVGLHALVDGLITNWVLDPKYVALAKTAAPLIDGYLDGLKAAAKPPRKQKKARH; encoded by the coding sequence ATGGTCCGACGTACCAAGAAAGAGGCACTGGAAACGCGCGATCGTATTCTCGATACCGCCGAGCGCGTCTTCATCAAGAAGGGGGTGGCGCGCACCTCGCTGGCCGACGTGGCCGACGCCGCCGGTGTCACCCGCGGCGCCATCTACTGGCACTTCAAGAACAAGGCCGACCTGTTCGACGCCATGATGCAGCGCGTGTCGCTGCCGATGGAGGAAATGGTGGCGCGCGCCGGTGACGAGGACATCGAGGACCCGCTGGCCTACGTGCGCCGCTGCGCCCTGGCCGTGCTCGAACGCGTGACCACCGACCCGCAGTCCCGGCGTGTGGCGGAAATTTCGCGCTACAAGGTCGAGTATGCCGACGAAATGGAGCCGCTGCGCGCGCGCCACATCGAGTGCCGCACCGAGTGCCTCGGCCGCATCGAGCGCGGGCTGCGCAACGCCGCCAAAAAAGGCTTGCTCGCCGCATCGGTCAACCCGCGGCTCGCAGCGGTCGGGCTGCATGCGCTGGTGGATGGCCTGATCACCAACTGGGTGCTCGACCCGAAATACGTGGCGCTCGCCAAAACCGCCGCGCCCCTGATCGACGGCTATCTCGACGGCCTCAAGGCGGCGGCAAAACCGCCGCGCAAACAGAAAAAAGCGCGCCACTAG
- a CDS encoding AsmA family protein gives MSRSLKIILLAVGGFVGLLVLAALALLFFVDANAYKPRLEAAASKALGMEVSAGGRLGIGFFPGLHLTLEDGRIRNRGTDLVSARQASIGIEILPLFYQKVRIDRITLKQPAISIERDRDGKFNFQKSEASDKPLPVLDLAKVSFSDGTIVYTDQQSGQGFEAANCKLDLRRLRLPGGARPDLMKRLSFTAQLDCDEIRKNDLTASNLKLTLKGKNGVYELKPVTMRIFGAQGSGSMQADFSDSVPRYHVLYSLPQFRSEEFLKTLSPQKVAQGAMDFSANLSMQGKTVSEMKQTAEGEAYLKGENITFDGIDLDRVLSRFESSQNFNLVDVGAFFFAGPIGLAVTKGYNFASIFQGSEGHSEIRTLVSDWKVERGVAQAQDVAMATKQNRIALHGGLDFVNEQFNDVTMATIDAKGCVKVRQKIRGSFQKPVVEKPNILMSLTGPARKLLKKGRDLFPGGECEVFYAGSVAPPE, from the coding sequence TTGTCCAGATCACTTAAAATCATCCTGCTAGCCGTCGGCGGGTTCGTTGGCCTGCTGGTTCTGGCCGCGCTCGCCCTATTGTTTTTTGTAGACGCCAATGCCTATAAACCCCGGTTGGAAGCGGCCGCTTCAAAGGCTTTGGGGATGGAAGTCAGTGCCGGCGGACGCCTGGGCATCGGTTTTTTCCCGGGCCTGCACCTCACGCTGGAGGATGGACGCATCCGCAACCGGGGAACGGACCTGGTCTCCGCCAGACAAGCCAGCATCGGGATCGAAATCCTGCCTCTGTTCTATCAGAAAGTCCGGATCGACAGGATCACACTGAAGCAACCTGCGATTTCCATCGAACGGGATCGCGACGGCAAGTTCAACTTCCAGAAATCGGAAGCCTCTGACAAACCGTTACCCGTTCTGGACCTGGCGAAGGTTTCCTTTTCGGATGGGACTATCGTCTACACGGACCAGCAATCCGGGCAGGGATTCGAGGCGGCAAACTGCAAGCTGGATCTGCGCCGCCTGCGGCTTCCGGGCGGGGCAAGACCGGATCTTATGAAGCGACTTTCCTTCACCGCGCAGCTCGACTGCGACGAGATCCGGAAAAATGATCTCACGGCATCCAATTTGAAACTCACGCTTAAGGGAAAGAATGGGGTCTACGAACTCAAGCCGGTGACGATGCGTATTTTTGGCGCGCAGGGATCGGGGAGCATGCAGGCGGACTTTTCGGACAGCGTGCCGCGTTACCACGTGCTCTACTCTTTGCCGCAGTTCCGCAGCGAGGAGTTCCTCAAGACCCTGTCGCCGCAGAAGGTCGCGCAAGGCGCGATGGATTTTTCCGCGAACCTGTCAATGCAGGGAAAGACCGTGAGCGAGATGAAGCAGACAGCGGAAGGAGAGGCCTACCTGAAGGGCGAGAATATCACGTTCGACGGCATCGACCTCGACCGGGTGCTGTCCCGGTTCGAATCCAGCCAGAACTTCAACCTCGTCGACGTGGGCGCCTTCTTCTTCGCCGGACCCATCGGTCTGGCGGTCACCAAGGGGTACAACTTCGCCAGCATCTTTCAGGGATCGGAGGGTCACAGCGAGATCCGGACGCTGGTATCCGACTGGAAGGTCGAACGCGGCGTGGCGCAGGCGCAGGATGTGGCCATGGCGACGAAGCAGAACCGGATTGCCCTTCATGGCGGACTCGATTTCGTCAACGAGCAATTCAATGACGTGACCATGGCAACCATCGACGCCAAGGGCTGTGTCAAGGTACGGCAAAAAATCCGTGGCAGCTTCCAGAAACCGGTGGTGGAGAAGCCGAACATCCTCATGTCCCTCACCGGGCCGGCGCGCAAGCTGCTCAAGAAGGGGAGGGACCTTTTTCCGGGCGGAGAGTGCGAGGTGTTCTACGCCGGTTCGGTGGCGCCGCCGGAATGA